From Shewanella yunxiaonensis, the proteins below share one genomic window:
- the fliF gene encoding flagellar basal-body MS-ring/collar protein FliF, with the protein MSTELVAENSASLPTTSSGAQQENKSGVMGMLGSVDMLRQVTMILALAICLALAVFIMIWAQEPEYRPLGKMDTDQQVQVLDVLDKNRIPYKIDVDVIKVPEDQYQQVKLLLSRSGVSTSNEDKDFLNQDSGFGVSQRMEQARLQHSQEMNLAHAIEELNSVSRAKVILALPKENVFARTRAEPSATVVVTTRKGGLGQEEVDSIVDIVASAVHGMDPSKVTVTDASGRLLNSGSQDAVSARARRELDLIQQKEQEYRNKIDSILIPILGPENFTSQVDVNMDFTAVEQTAKHFNPDLPALRSEMTVDNKSVNGVNGGVPGALSNQPPAASNIPQKATGDSTEKPTSSSSHNEATRNYELDTTISHTKQQVGNVRRVSVSVAIDFKSGSADANGNTTRVPRTEAEMANIRRLLEGAIGYNSERGDVIEVVTVPFMDQLVEPLPPVPLWEQEWFWRAMKMVLGGLAILMLVLFVVKPVVKKLLFADDSKMPDEPQIGHELADIEDQYAADTLGMLHKPDAEYSYAEDGSILIPDLHKDDDMIKAIRALVANEPELSTQVVKNWLQDDGK; encoded by the coding sequence GTGAGTACAGAATTAGTAGCGGAAAACAGCGCCTCTCTTCCTACTACCAGCAGCGGTGCACAGCAGGAAAATAAATCCGGTGTGATGGGGATGCTGGGCAGTGTCGATATGCTGCGTCAGGTCACGATGATCCTGGCGCTGGCGATTTGCCTGGCGCTGGCGGTATTTATCATGATCTGGGCCCAGGAGCCTGAGTATCGACCATTGGGCAAAATGGATACCGATCAGCAGGTTCAGGTGCTGGATGTCCTCGATAAAAACCGTATTCCTTACAAGATTGATGTCGACGTTATTAAAGTCCCGGAAGATCAATACCAACAGGTCAAATTGCTGCTCAGTCGCTCCGGGGTTTCTACCAGCAATGAAGACAAAGATTTTCTGAACCAAGACTCAGGTTTTGGTGTTAGTCAGCGGATGGAGCAGGCGCGTCTGCAACACAGCCAGGAAATGAATCTGGCTCATGCCATTGAAGAGCTGAACAGTGTCAGTCGCGCCAAAGTGATCCTGGCGCTGCCGAAGGAAAACGTATTTGCGCGTACCCGTGCCGAACCCAGTGCCACGGTGGTGGTAACCACCCGTAAAGGTGGCTTGGGCCAGGAAGAAGTTGATTCCATTGTGGATATCGTGGCCTCTGCGGTTCATGGCATGGACCCAAGTAAAGTCACCGTGACTGACGCCAGTGGTCGGCTATTGAATTCTGGCAGTCAGGATGCGGTATCCGCCCGCGCTCGTCGTGAGCTGGACCTGATCCAGCAGAAAGAACAGGAATATCGCAATAAAATCGATTCCATTTTGATCCCAATCCTCGGCCCGGAGAACTTTACCTCACAGGTCGATGTGAATATGGACTTTACGGCGGTTGAGCAGACCGCCAAACATTTCAACCCGGATTTGCCGGCACTGCGCAGTGAAATGACCGTCGATAACAAATCGGTTAATGGCGTTAACGGCGGCGTTCCTGGGGCGCTCAGCAATCAACCGCCAGCGGCCTCAAATATTCCCCAAAAAGCCACCGGTGACAGCACTGAAAAGCCAACATCCAGCAGCAGTCACAACGAGGCGACCCGTAACTATGAGCTCGACACCACAATCAGCCACACCAAGCAGCAGGTGGGGAATGTCCGCCGTGTGAGTGTCTCGGTGGCGATAGACTTCAAATCCGGTTCCGCCGATGCGAACGGCAACACCACTCGGGTGCCGCGTACTGAAGCTGAAATGGCGAATATCCGGCGTTTGCTGGAAGGCGCCATCGGTTATAACAGTGAACGCGGTGATGTTATTGAGGTGGTGACGGTTCCGTTCATGGATCAGTTAGTGGAGCCGTTACCGCCAGTGCCATTGTGGGAACAGGAGTGGTTTTGGCGCGCCATGAAAATGGTGTTAGGCGGGTTAGCCATATTGATGCTGGTGTTATTCGTGGTGAAACCCGTGGTGAAAAAACTCCTTTTCGCTGACGATTCAAAAATGCCGGATGAGCCTCAAATAGGCCATGAGCTAGCGGACATTGAAGATCAGTATGCAGCTGATACTTTGGGAATGCTGCATAAGCCGGATGCTGAATACAGTTACGCCGAAGATGGTTCCATCTTAATCCCGGATCTGCACAAAGATGATGATATGATTAAGGCCATCCGGGCGCTGGTGGCAAATGAACCTGAACTCTCCACTCAAGTCGTGAAAAACTGGTTACAAGACGATGGCAAATAA
- the fliP gene encoding flagellar type III secretion system pore protein FliP (The bacterial flagellar biogenesis protein FliP forms a type III secretion system (T3SS)-type pore required for flagellar assembly.), with protein MRWSLLIAILVAFFVPSVAQAQDALFPAVTVTTGPNGGTEYSVTMQILLLMTALSFLPAMIIMLTSFTRIIVVLAILRQALGLQQTPSNQVLIGISLFMTFFIMSPVFDKIYDEAVQPYMNDTMTLQQAVKVGEGPLKKFMLAQTRNTDLNSFIEIAGYKDIQKPEDTPITVVIPAFITSELKTAFQIGFMLFIPFLVLDLVVASILMAMGMMMLSPMIVSLPFKIMLFVLVDGWTLVMGTLANSFGQ; from the coding sequence ATGAGATGGTCATTGTTGATAGCGATTTTAGTCGCGTTTTTCGTGCCATCTGTTGCTCAGGCTCAGGATGCGTTATTTCCGGCAGTGACCGTGACTACCGGGCCCAATGGCGGTACCGAGTATTCGGTAACCATGCAGATCTTGTTGTTGATGACGGCGCTGAGCTTCCTGCCAGCGATGATCATCATGCTGACCTCTTTTACCCGGATTATCGTGGTACTGGCGATCCTGAGACAGGCATTGGGACTGCAACAAACACCTTCTAATCAAGTGCTTATTGGTATTAGCCTGTTTATGACCTTCTTCATTATGTCTCCGGTGTTTGACAAGATTTATGACGAAGCCGTGCAGCCTTACATGAACGATACCATGACGTTGCAACAGGCGGTGAAAGTCGGTGAAGGTCCACTCAAAAAGTTTATGCTGGCGCAGACACGCAATACTGACCTCAACTCATTTATTGAAATTGCCGGATATAAAGATATCCAGAAGCCGGAAGATACCCCGATTACGGTGGTGATCCCGGCATTTATTACCAGTGAATTAAAGACGGCATTTCAGATTGGCTTTATGTTGTTTATCCCGTTTCTGGTGCTCGATTTGGTCGTCGCCAGTATCTTGATGGCGATGGGGATGATGATGTTATCGCCAATGATTGTATCGTTGCCATTTAAGATCATGCTGTTTGTGTTGGTGGATGGCTGGACGCTGGTCATGGGCACACTCGCCAACAGTTTTGGACAATAG
- the fliO gene encoding flagellar biosynthetic protein FliO, whose amino-acid sequence MSQTLATTADAAQAVTSKGTLDISAFAGMFGGLLLVLLIIFALAYLLKRLNLVSGTHGVIKTLAQTPVGPKERLVLAELDGQQYLLGVTSSQITLLDKLQNPVTVEANSFANRLKLSRQDQQ is encoded by the coding sequence ATGAGTCAAACACTTGCCACCACTGCTGATGCTGCACAGGCCGTTACCAGTAAAGGGACTCTGGATATCAGTGCCTTTGCCGGGATGTTTGGCGGCTTGTTATTAGTCTTGCTGATCATTTTTGCACTGGCTTATCTGCTTAAACGTCTGAATCTGGTAAGTGGCACCCACGGGGTCATCAAGACGCTGGCACAAACGCCGGTAGGCCCAAAAGAGCGCCTGGTACTGGCAGAGCTTGATGGTCAGCAATATCTGTTGGGCGTGACTTCCAGTCAAATTACGCTGCTCGATAAATTGCAAAATCCAGTCACCGTGGAAGCTAACAGCTTCGCTAACCGACTGAAACTGTCTAGGCAGGATCAGCAATGA
- the fliM gene encoding flagellar motor switch protein FliM codes for MSDLLSQDEIDALLHGVDDIDEDEAEESGFEAKSYDFSSQDRIVRGRMPTLEIVNERFARHMRISMFNMMRRSAEVSINGVQMLKFGEYVHTLFVPTSLNMVRFNPLKGTALITMEARLVFILVDNFFGGDGRFHAKIEGREFTPTERRIIQLLMKIIFEDYKDAWAPVMDVEFDFLDSEVNPAMANIVSPTEVVVVNSFHIEVDGGGGDFHITMPYSMIEPIRELLDAGVQSDKQDTDMRWSQALKDEIMDVKVGFDATVVQKELSLRDVMQFKAGDVIPIDLPEYLVMRIEDLPTYRCKLGKVQDNLALQIATKIPRPETVKTELQLVTHKNKSKDLSEI; via the coding sequence GTGAGCGACTTATTAAGCCAGGACGAGATTGACGCGCTGTTACATGGCGTTGATGATATCGATGAGGACGAAGCCGAAGAATCTGGCTTTGAGGCGAAAAGTTACGATTTTTCCTCTCAAGATCGTATCGTTCGTGGGCGCATGCCAACGCTGGAAATTGTGAATGAACGTTTTGCGCGACACATGCGTATCAGTATGTTCAACATGATGCGCCGCTCTGCAGAAGTGTCGATCAATGGCGTGCAGATGCTGAAATTCGGCGAATATGTGCATACCTTGTTTGTGCCTACCAGTCTGAACATGGTGCGGTTTAATCCGTTGAAAGGCACGGCGCTGATCACCATGGAAGCGAGACTGGTGTTTATTTTGGTGGATAACTTCTTCGGTGGCGATGGGCGTTTTCATGCCAAAATTGAAGGCCGTGAATTTACACCGACAGAACGCCGCATCATTCAACTACTGATGAAAATTATCTTTGAAGATTACAAAGATGCCTGGGCTCCGGTGATGGATGTGGAATTCGATTTTCTGGATTCCGAAGTCAACCCGGCCATGGCCAATATTGTCAGCCCGACCGAAGTGGTGGTGGTGAATTCGTTCCACATTGAAGTTGACGGTGGCGGCGGTGATTTTCATATCACCATGCCATATTCCATGATTGAGCCGATCCGTGAATTGCTGGATGCTGGCGTACAAAGTGATAAGCAGGATACCGACATGCGTTGGTCTCAAGCGCTTAAAGATGAAATCATGGATGTGAAAGTCGGGTTTGATGCAACTGTGGTGCAAAAAGAGCTGTCTCTACGCGATGTGATGCAATTTAAAGCGGGCGATGTCATTCCGATAGATTTACCGGAATATCTGGTGATGCGGATTGAAGATTTGCCAACCTATCGCTGTAAACTGGGGAAAGTACAAGATAACCTAGCATTGCAGATCGCAACCAAAATTCCACGACCAGAGACAGTTAAGACCGAGTTGCAATTAGTGACGCATAAAAATAAGTCAAAAGATCTCTCAGAAATATAA
- the fliL gene encoding flagellar basal body-associated protein FliL, with protein MAEQDELQLQENTDEKGKSKSKSKLLIFGGIGLLVLIVIAVVLWLFLGGEKKEVAPAAEAVKTEQKDTTREAFYVAMPRPFLFNLPGNNQTRVVEIKVQLMVRGSDDDTVLKKHIPLVEDALLTTFSGASVDKLSTQAGKDELRQLALLNVQNTLQPVTGRKLVEKVLFTGFVMQ; from the coding sequence ATGGCTGAGCAAGATGAACTGCAATTGCAGGAAAATACAGATGAAAAAGGCAAAAGCAAGAGCAAAAGTAAATTGCTAATTTTCGGCGGCATAGGTCTGCTGGTGTTAATTGTCATTGCGGTAGTGCTGTGGTTATTTTTAGGTGGTGAAAAGAAGGAAGTCGCACCGGCTGCTGAAGCGGTAAAGACCGAGCAAAAAGACACTACCAGGGAAGCTTTTTATGTAGCGATGCCAAGACCATTTCTGTTTAACTTGCCGGGCAATAATCAGACCCGTGTGGTTGAGATAAAAGTACAGCTGATGGTCCGCGGAAGTGATGACGACACTGTGTTGAAAAAACATATTCCGCTGGTGGAAGATGCGCTGCTGACGACCTTCAGTGGTGCCAGTGTTGACAAACTCAGCACTCAGGCCGGAAAAGATGAATTACGGCAACTGGCACTGTTGAATGTGCAAAACACCTTGCAACCGGTCACCGGACGCAAACTGGTGGAAAAAGTGCTGTTTACCGGTTTTGTGATGCAATAG
- the fliG gene encoding flagellar motor switch protein FliG, which produces MANNEEARVPSNFDVKSLSGVDKTAILLLSLSEADAASILKHLEPKQVQKVGMAMANMQEFGQERVTAVHKLFLDDIQKYSSIGFNSQEFIRKALTAALGEDKAGNLIEQIVMGSGAKGLDSLKWMDARQVASIIQNEHPQIQTIVLSYLEPDQAAQIFAQFPENTRLDLMMRIANLEEVQPAALQELNDIMEKQFAGQGGAQAAKMGGLKAAANIMNYLDTAVESQLMETLRESDEEMAQQIQDLMFVFENLIDVDDRGMQALLREVQQDVLMKALKGTDDQLREKIFNNMSKRAAELMRDDLEAMGPVRVSEVEVAQKEILSIARRLSDAGEIMLGGGGSEEFL; this is translated from the coding sequence ATGGCAAATAACGAAGAGGCCAGAGTGCCTAGCAATTTTGATGTGAAGTCTCTCAGTGGCGTCGATAAAACTGCGATATTGCTGTTGAGCCTGAGTGAAGCAGATGCGGCATCGATCCTTAAACATCTGGAACCCAAACAGGTACAGAAAGTGGGGATGGCGATGGCCAATATGCAGGAGTTTGGTCAGGAACGCGTGACAGCAGTGCACAAGTTATTCCTGGACGACATTCAGAAGTATTCTTCTATCGGCTTCAATAGCCAGGAGTTTATCCGTAAAGCGTTAACCGCGGCCTTGGGTGAAGATAAAGCCGGCAATCTGATTGAACAGATTGTGATGGGCAGTGGTGCTAAAGGTCTGGATTCGCTGAAATGGATGGATGCACGTCAGGTTGCCAGCATCATTCAGAATGAACATCCGCAAATTCAAACTATTGTGCTGTCCTATCTGGAACCGGATCAGGCGGCGCAGATCTTTGCGCAGTTCCCGGAAAATACGCGCCTCGATCTGATGATGCGCATTGCTAACCTCGAAGAAGTTCAACCGGCGGCGTTGCAGGAACTGAACGATATCATGGAAAAACAGTTCGCTGGTCAGGGCGGCGCACAGGCCGCAAAGATGGGTGGCCTCAAGGCGGCTGCCAATATCATGAACTACCTGGATACCGCCGTCGAAAGTCAGTTGATGGAAACGCTGCGCGAATCTGACGAAGAGATGGCACAGCAGATCCAGGATCTGATGTTTGTCTTCGAAAACCTTATCGATGTCGACGATCGTGGTATGCAAGCCTTGCTGCGTGAAGTTCAGCAGGATGTATTGATGAAAGCGCTGAAGGGGACCGATGATCAGTTGCGCGAGAAGATCTTTAATAACATGTCAAAACGTGCTGCAGAATTGATGCGTGATGATCTGGAAGCGATGGGCCCTGTGAGGGTCAGTGAAGTGGAAGTGGCACAGAAAGAGATCCTGTCTATTGCCCGCCGCCTGTCAGATGCCGGCGAAATTATGCTCGGCGGTGGCGGTAGCGAAGAGTTCCTGTAA
- the fliN gene encoding flagellar motor switch protein FliN, with amino-acid sequence MSNDEMDDWAAAMAEQAEQEAQTVELDELKSTATAANVDDPKLDTILDIPVTISMEVGRSFISIRNLLQLNQGSVVELDRVAGEPLDVMVNGTLVAHGEVVVVNDKFGIRLTDVISQTERIKKLK; translated from the coding sequence ATGAGTAACGATGAGATGGACGATTGGGCAGCAGCAATGGCAGAACAAGCCGAACAAGAAGCCCAAACCGTGGAGCTGGATGAACTGAAAAGCACGGCGACAGCCGCAAATGTGGATGATCCCAAGCTGGACACCATTCTGGATATTCCGGTAACCATATCGATGGAAGTGGGGCGCAGCTTTATCAGTATTCGTAACCTATTGCAGCTTAACCAGGGCTCGGTGGTTGAACTGGATCGTGTCGCCGGGGAACCTCTGGACGTGATGGTTAACGGTACGCTGGTAGCCCATGGTGAAGTTGTTGTGGTTAACGATAAGTTCGGTATTCGCTTGACTGATGTGATCAGTCAGACTGAACGAATTAAGAAACTCAAGTGA
- the fliI gene encoding flagellar protein export ATPase FliI: protein MEHRRHHLLNELSQLKQHIGPYQAVACGQLVRVVGLTLEATGCRAPVGSLCAIDTSAGALVAEVVGFDDELLYLMPVEELRGVVPGARVMPLGEQTGLNVGMKLLGRVLDGNGQPLDGLGPISSQEKATRHSEPINPLARRAITEPLDVGVRAINAMLTVGKGQRMGLFAGSGVGKSVLLGMMTRGTTADIIVVGLVGERGREVKEFIEEILGHEGRARSVVIAAPADTSPLMRLRACETSTRIAEYFRDLGYDVLLLMDSLTRYAQAQREIALAVGEPPATKGYPPSVFARLPRLVERAGNGSDKQGSITAFYTVLTEGDDQQDPIADASRAILDGHIVLSRTLADSGHYPAIDIEASISRVAPMVISAEHLESMRRVKQMYSLYQQNRDLISIGAYAQGSDPRIDNAIRLQPATNAFLRQRMHESVSFSDSEKMLGQLAAQCRV from the coding sequence ATGGAACATCGCAGACACCATCTGCTTAACGAGCTTAGCCAGCTCAAGCAACATATTGGCCCTTACCAGGCGGTTGCCTGCGGGCAATTAGTGCGCGTTGTCGGATTAACGCTGGAGGCGACAGGTTGCCGGGCGCCGGTGGGCAGTCTCTGCGCAATTGACACCAGCGCTGGGGCCTTGGTTGCCGAGGTGGTGGGGTTTGACGATGAACTGCTATATCTGATGCCTGTTGAAGAGTTGCGCGGTGTGGTGCCGGGTGCCCGAGTTATGCCGTTAGGTGAACAAACCGGACTTAACGTCGGCATGAAGCTTTTAGGCCGGGTACTGGACGGTAATGGTCAACCCTTGGATGGTTTGGGGCCTATTAGCAGCCAGGAAAAAGCCACGCGGCACAGTGAACCGATTAATCCGTTGGCACGTCGCGCCATTACTGAACCTTTAGATGTCGGCGTTCGTGCGATCAATGCCATGCTAACCGTGGGAAAAGGCCAACGAATGGGGTTGTTTGCCGGCTCCGGTGTCGGTAAAAGTGTGTTGCTGGGGATGATGACTCGCGGCACCACTGCCGACATTATTGTGGTTGGTCTGGTGGGAGAGCGTGGTCGCGAAGTAAAAGAGTTCATTGAAGAGATCCTCGGTCACGAGGGTCGAGCGCGTTCGGTAGTGATTGCTGCGCCAGCGGATACTTCGCCGTTGATGCGGTTACGGGCATGTGAAACCTCTACCCGCATTGCCGAGTATTTTCGCGATTTAGGCTATGACGTGTTGCTACTAATGGATAGTCTGACCCGTTACGCTCAGGCGCAGCGTGAAATTGCGTTAGCGGTGGGGGAGCCTCCCGCAACCAAAGGGTATCCGCCGTCAGTATTTGCACGATTGCCACGCCTGGTTGAGCGTGCAGGGAATGGCAGCGACAAGCAGGGATCAATCACGGCATTCTATACGGTATTGACGGAAGGCGATGATCAGCAAGATCCCATTGCTGACGCTTCCCGTGCCATTCTTGATGGTCACATAGTGTTGTCACGTACCTTGGCTGATTCCGGGCACTATCCTGCGATTGATATTGAAGCCTCCATCAGTCGTGTTGCGCCGATGGTGATCTCGGCTGAGCACCTGGAGTCGATGCGCCGCGTTAAACAGATGTATTCCCTGTATCAGCAAAATCGTGATCTAATCTCTATTGGGGCTTATGCGCAGGGTAGTGATCCTCGTATTGATAATGCTATTCGCTTGCAGCCGGCGACCAATGCATTTTTACGGCAAAGGATGCATGAATCGGTAAGTTTTTCCGACAGTGAAAAGATGTTGGGACAGTTGGCCGCGCAGTGCCGGGTGTAG
- a CDS encoding flagellar hook-length control protein FliK, whose translation MQQLANNVILGTQSAKGTAVSDAAKLNDNAGFFDALQQAQSKLQGSDQSPTGQLKTDTKAVTDNANEVTGNDAGADDQVATVLGQISMGKKLPPDAKLQKAVTKLAELAGLDQQQLQQLADSKDPKQLLQQLAAMMTQNLKAANQTGDTADSVTNPTAVTDDSETVADSFAKLMAALAALLQQAGNQTDSQGHQPAASTLQALLQQLQQADNTTENAANTLLEGSAKGAAKNPDSDVNLLTSATDDKAADDKKASTTGDDDTSLAEALAALFVALQPSAVTPAQASNTGDDAKSLQATAATTTPTSPSGQLQQLLAQLLAADKEQQQTQENPGKANKPLAVELPLINAMRSTQKSSASTTDLSQLSASQQDSSLDKFSDSVKAALENAAANFSEKAVMAQSANDKVVQETSPLELKSIQAPSPLNNAGAINRNEMAQYQLSLRAAGEQLQPNTQELIQRFAPAMKQQLLTMVNNGVHHAEIRLDPPELGAMTVKVQVQGEHTQVQFHVTQTHTKDLLEQSMPRLRDLLQQQGMQLADGQVSQGGGQQSHAQGNANSRGDVAVTSGEISGEELTSSTEPTLTSTSAIDYYA comes from the coding sequence ATGCAACAGCTCGCCAACAACGTTATATTGGGAACCCAGAGTGCTAAAGGGACTGCCGTGTCAGACGCGGCAAAACTCAATGATAATGCTGGTTTTTTTGACGCACTTCAGCAAGCTCAATCCAAACTGCAGGGCTCAGATCAAAGTCCTACTGGCCAACTGAAAACTGACACGAAAGCTGTTACTGATAATGCTAATGAGGTGACTGGCAATGATGCTGGCGCAGACGACCAAGTCGCGACAGTGCTGGGACAGATCTCAATGGGCAAAAAGTTGCCGCCTGATGCCAAATTACAAAAGGCGGTGACAAAATTGGCAGAATTAGCTGGGCTGGACCAGCAACAGTTGCAACAATTAGCCGATAGCAAAGATCCCAAACAATTGTTGCAGCAATTAGCTGCAATGATGACCCAAAACCTCAAGGCCGCCAATCAGACTGGTGATACTGCGGATTCGGTGACTAACCCCACTGCTGTCACTGATGACAGTGAAACGGTCGCAGATTCATTCGCAAAATTGATGGCAGCGCTCGCGGCCTTGTTACAGCAAGCGGGTAATCAGACGGATAGCCAAGGTCATCAGCCAGCAGCATCAACGTTGCAAGCATTGCTGCAACAGCTGCAGCAAGCAGACAACACCACTGAAAATGCCGCTAACACATTACTTGAGGGGAGTGCGAAGGGCGCGGCAAAGAATCCAGACTCAGACGTAAATTTGCTGACATCCGCAACTGACGATAAAGCCGCTGATGACAAAAAAGCGTCAACGACAGGTGACGACGATACGTCTCTCGCTGAAGCCTTGGCTGCCTTGTTCGTAGCGTTGCAGCCATCTGCGGTAACTCCAGCTCAAGCGTCAAATACTGGCGATGATGCCAAATCTCTGCAAGCCACTGCCGCGACCACGACGCCAACATCACCGTCTGGGCAGTTACAGCAGTTGTTAGCACAGTTACTGGCTGCCGATAAAGAGCAGCAGCAAACCCAAGAAAATCCAGGTAAGGCCAACAAACCGCTTGCCGTTGAATTGCCATTAATAAACGCAATGCGATCAACACAAAAGAGTTCAGCGTCAACAACGGATTTGTCACAGTTAAGTGCAAGCCAGCAAGACAGTTCTCTGGATAAGTTTAGCGACAGTGTTAAAGCTGCTTTGGAAAATGCCGCGGCTAATTTCAGCGAAAAAGCGGTTATGGCTCAATCCGCCAACGATAAAGTGGTTCAAGAAACGAGTCCGCTGGAGCTGAAATCGATCCAGGCACCCTCGCCGTTGAATAATGCCGGTGCAATAAATCGCAATGAGATGGCCCAATACCAGTTATCGTTGCGGGCAGCGGGAGAACAACTGCAACCAAATACACAGGAGCTGATCCAGCGTTTTGCTCCCGCGATGAAACAGCAGTTGCTGACCATGGTTAATAATGGCGTACATCATGCTGAGATCCGCTTAGATCCTCCTGAACTCGGGGCCATGACTGTAAAAGTGCAAGTACAAGGTGAGCATACCCAGGTACAGTTTCATGTGACACAGACACACACCAAAGACTTGTTGGAACAATCCATGCCGCGTTTACGCGATCTATTACAGCAACAAGGTATGCAGTTGGCTGATGGGCAGGTATCTCAAGGTGGTGGGCAACAAAGTCATGCTCAAGGAAATGCCAATAGCCGTGGTGATGTCGCGGTCACCTCTGGCGAAATTTCCGGCGAAGAACTCACTAGTTCGACGGAACCGACGTTAACTTCGACATCCGCTATAGATTATTATGCCTGA
- the fliH gene encoding flagellar assembly protein FliH, which translates to MADHIPSKNIIPPETVTDFDAWPLPDVGASLPPKTESNLFGRKAPEYRAAKVDKPVAPPTMAEIEAIRADAEQEGFAEGKTAGFNEGLEQGRLQGLEQGHAEGFAQGLEQGKAEGLQQAQTLLTRFEQLLAQFNAPLALLDLQIEQSLLTLTEQLSRSVIAHELATHPEHILAAMRQGIDALPIKEQKVVIRLHPDDMALVESLYGAEQLARNHWQLEKDPGLSAGDCLVSCQRSQVDMRLETRLQQVFAEVWHRQQLLAREEQQQTQQLQAKATNTQADAPSTDIAHGAGEVDGTSQTPSA; encoded by the coding sequence ATGGCTGATCATATACCATCAAAAAATATTATCCCGCCAGAAACTGTCACGGATTTTGACGCGTGGCCTTTACCGGATGTCGGAGCATCGTTACCCCCGAAAACGGAGAGTAATCTCTTTGGCCGTAAAGCTCCGGAATATCGGGCGGCTAAGGTTGATAAACCCGTAGCACCGCCAACCATGGCTGAAATTGAAGCCATTCGGGCAGATGCCGAGCAGGAAGGTTTTGCAGAAGGCAAAACTGCTGGTTTTAATGAAGGGTTGGAACAAGGACGACTACAAGGCCTGGAGCAAGGTCATGCCGAAGGTTTTGCGCAAGGACTTGAGCAAGGAAAAGCGGAAGGCTTACAACAAGCGCAGACACTGTTAACGCGTTTCGAGCAGTTGCTCGCACAATTCAACGCACCGTTGGCGCTGTTGGACCTGCAGATAGAACAATCATTGCTGACGCTGACTGAACAGTTGAGCCGTAGCGTTATCGCACACGAACTGGCAACCCATCCCGAACATATTCTGGCCGCGATGCGCCAGGGCATCGACGCGCTGCCGATCAAAGAACAAAAAGTGGTTATCAGATTGCACCCTGACGATATGGCATTGGTTGAATCACTGTATGGTGCGGAACAGCTAGCTCGGAACCATTGGCAATTGGAGAAAGATCCCGGATTAAGCGCCGGTGACTGTCTTGTCAGCTGTCAACGTTCACAAGTGGATATGCGCCTGGAGACGCGGTTACAGCAAGTGTTTGCTGAGGTTTGGCATCGTCAGCAGCTGTTAGCCAGAGAAGAACAGCAACAGACACAGCAATTGCAAGCCAAAGCCACAAACACCCAAGCTGACGCCCCATCAACGGATATCGCTCATGGTGCAGGAGAGGTTGATGGAACATCGCAGACACCATCTGCTTAA
- the fliJ gene encoding flagellar export protein FliJ yields MATKDPLFTVLKLAKDAEEQAALKLKAAQFEHQKRLNQLQALRDYRLDYMRQLAAQQGQPIRADYYQQFHRFVRQVDEAIKQQLAVVAEADRQKQHRQQHWMEKQQKRKAVEMLLEKKALQRQQRADKQEQKLIDEFAAQQFLRRKLTNGI; encoded by the coding sequence ATGGCAACTAAGGATCCGTTATTTACGGTATTGAAATTAGCCAAAGATGCGGAAGAACAAGCTGCCTTGAAACTCAAAGCCGCGCAGTTTGAACATCAGAAACGGCTTAATCAATTGCAAGCATTACGTGACTATCGCCTCGATTATATGCGGCAACTTGCCGCACAACAGGGACAGCCAATTCGCGCCGATTACTATCAACAATTTCATCGATTTGTGCGGCAGGTAGATGAAGCGATTAAGCAGCAACTGGCGGTGGTGGCTGAGGCTGACCGGCAGAAGCAGCATCGCCAACAACACTGGATGGAAAAACAACAAAAGCGGAAAGCCGTGGAAATGTTACTAGAGAAAAAAGCGTTGCAAAGACAACAACGTGCCGACAAACAAGAGCAAAAGCTGATCGACGAATTTGCCGCTCAACAATTTTTACGCAGAAAGCTGACCAACGGGATATAA